One Oscillospiraceae bacterium DNA window includes the following coding sequences:
- the ilvC gene encoding ketol-acid reductoisomerase: MPKIYYDADCDINVLKGKTVAVIGFGSQGHAHALNLRDSGVNVIVGLYKGSKRWEHAEKDMGFKVLTTAEATKAADIIMVLAPDEKQAQIYKDDIAPNLTAGKALAFAHGFNIHYGQIVPPKDIDVFMIAPKAPGHTVRSEFVEGKGTPALVAVYQDASGHCLETALAYGAGLGAARAALMETTFKIETETDLFGEQAVLCGGVTALMRAGFETLVEAGYPPENAYFECIHEMKLIVDLIYTGGFSFMRYSISDTAEYGDYETGKRVVTPAVKASMKQVLDEIQDGTFASKWIAENKNGRCHFNACRKMNADLQLEKVGAELRKMYSWNKDNTKYAD, translated from the coding sequence ATGCCAAAGATCTATTATGACGCGGACTGTGACATCAATGTACTCAAAGGAAAGACTGTTGCCGTTATTGGTTTCGGTAGCCAGGGCCATGCCCATGCGCTAAACCTGCGCGACAGCGGTGTCAACGTCATTGTCGGCCTGTACAAAGGCAGCAAGCGCTGGGAACATGCGGAAAAAGACATGGGCTTTAAGGTTCTAACCACTGCAGAGGCCACAAAGGCCGCTGATATTATCATGGTGCTGGCACCTGATGAGAAGCAGGCACAGATTTACAAGGACGACATTGCGCCTAACCTGACTGCTGGCAAGGCACTTGCTTTTGCTCATGGTTTCAATATCCATTACGGCCAGATTGTCCCGCCGAAGGATATCGATGTCTTCATGATTGCACCAAAGGCACCGGGCCACACTGTGCGCAGTGAGTTTGTCGAGGGCAAAGGCACCCCGGCACTGGTCGCTGTATATCAGGATGCTTCCGGTCACTGCCTTGAGACCGCGCTGGCTTATGGCGCAGGCCTGGGCGCAGCACGTGCAGCACTGATGGAAACCACCTTTAAGATTGAAACAGAAACCGACCTGTTCGGCGAGCAGGCTGTCCTTTGCGGCGGCGTAACTGCCCTGATGCGTGCCGGTTTTGAAACATTGGTCGAGGCTGGCTACCCGCCGGAGAACGCTTACTTCGAGTGCATTCATGAGATGAAGCTGATCGTTGACCTGATCTACACCGGCGGCTTCAGCTTCATGCGTTACTCTATCTCTGACACCGCCGAGTACGGCGATTACGAGACTGGCAAGCGCGTCGTCACCCCGGCTGTCAAGGCTTCTATGAAGCAGGTCCTTGACGAAATCCAGGACGGCACCTTTGCTTCCAAGTGGATTGCAGAGAACAAGAACGGCCGCTGCCACTTCAATGCATGCCGCAAGATGAATGCAGACTTGCAGCTTGAAAAAGTTGGTGCAGAGCTGCGCAAAATGTACTCTTGGAACAAGGACAACACAAAGTACGCTGACTAA
- the ilvN gene encoding acetolactate synthase small subunit: protein MKHTLSVLVENQPGILSKVAGLFSRRGFNIDSLAVGVTEDPTVSRMTIVVDGDEHMVEQVEKQLNKLIQVIKVRVLEPGRFISRELSLVKVSCRTGDRGDVMKIAELMQARIVDVTTSTLTLQFCDTDERTETLLDLLRPYGFKEVVRAGAIAVEKGCH from the coding sequence ATGAAACATACGCTTTCCGTTCTGGTAGAAAACCAGCCGGGCATTCTTTCCAAAGTAGCGGGGCTTTTTTCCCGCCGCGGCTTTAACATTGATTCTTTAGCTGTTGGCGTGACAGAGGACCCCACGGTTTCGCGCATGACGATTGTCGTCGATGGCGACGAGCACATGGTCGAGCAAGTGGAAAAGCAGCTCAACAAGCTGATACAGGTAATCAAGGTGCGTGTACTGGAGCCCGGCCGCTTTATTTCGCGCGAGCTGTCGCTGGTAAAGGTGAGCTGCCGCACAGGGGACCGCGGCGACGTAATGAAAATTGCCGAGCTGATGCAGGCCCGCATTGTCGATGTCACCACCAGTACGCTGACCCTGCAGTTTTGTGACACAGACGAGCGCACCGAAACCCTTTTGGACCTGCTGCGGCCGTACGGCTTTAAAGAAGTTGTGCGGGCGGGCGCCATTGCAGTAGAAAAAGGCTGCCACTAA
- a CDS encoding oligosaccharide flippase family protein, with product MKKKEKRIHSDVVRDSLNTFGTNAFGAVLGLVSSIVVLRRVDPTVKGYYNAVQTWGGGFYTLVGLSIAASIIYFVARFKIENTKKSILKLGAAVFALIAVVGTAVMVLLRNSSFFSKTPSPFLAAIVVYALCSLVLNLCTGVLRGENKFKSFNMINLTQRILATLLALYIAFRPSASYWIWGTVAISAGMIVFALVCIRRWNGPRPKPIPDDDYPVPQGAMLKYSLKAHVSNVLTYINTFLGTYIVQGRYGIKNLGVYSTAFTIMQQVWILPDAVSQVIMSRIAAMSEQKDKLHLTLISTKVVTYVTAVAALLILWLANIFVPWLFPMYKGALAPLAYLIVGSIFISYAKVLGNSISAYGRPELNIIPTVLGVVSNCISCLLVIPLMGINGVALSTSISLTVQGLSSVAIFCAYSHTPLYRLFVPTREELRSVKNVFKK from the coding sequence ATGAAGAAAAAAGAAAAAAGGATACACAGTGACGTTGTCCGGGATTCCCTAAATACCTTTGGCACCAATGCATTTGGTGCAGTGCTGGGCCTTGTTTCGTCCATTGTGGTGTTGCGCCGCGTAGACCCAACGGTAAAGGGCTACTACAATGCGGTGCAGACCTGGGGCGGCGGTTTTTACACCCTGGTTGGGTTGAGCATTGCGGCCTCTATTATCTATTTTGTAGCGCGATTTAAGATTGAAAATACAAAAAAGTCGATTTTAAAACTGGGCGCGGCGGTCTTTGCGCTGATTGCTGTTGTGGGCACAGCGGTTATGGTGCTGCTGCGAAACAGCTCTTTTTTCAGCAAGACGCCATCGCCTTTTTTGGCGGCCATTGTCGTTTACGCGCTGTGCTCGCTGGTGCTAAACCTGTGCACCGGGGTCCTGCGGGGCGAAAATAAGTTTAAATCCTTTAATATGATTAACCTGACACAGCGGATTTTGGCCACGCTGCTGGCACTCTATATTGCGTTTCGGCCCTCGGCCTCTTACTGGATCTGGGGCACGGTCGCCATTTCTGCCGGCATGATTGTGTTTGCCCTGGTGTGCATCCGCCGCTGGAACGGCCCGCGGCCCAAGCCGATACCGGATGACGACTACCCGGTGCCGCAGGGCGCCATGCTGAAGTACAGCCTGAAAGCACATGTCAGCAACGTTTTGACGTATATCAATACTTTTTTAGGGACTTATATTGTACAGGGCAGATACGGAATTAAGAATCTGGGCGTTTACTCTACGGCATTTACCATTATGCAGCAGGTCTGGATTTTGCCGGACGCGGTCAGCCAGGTCATTATGAGCCGCATTGCCGCCATGAGCGAGCAGAAAGACAAGCTGCACCTGACGCTGATTTCGACAAAGGTGGTCACGTACGTCACAGCTGTGGCGGCCCTGCTCATTTTGTGGCTTGCCAATATCTTTGTGCCGTGGCTGTTCCCCATGTACAAGGGTGCTTTGGCGCCTTTGGCGTATTTGATTGTCGGTTCTATTTTCATTTCCTACGCAAAGGTGCTGGGCAACTCCATTTCCGCCTATGGCCGGCCAGAGCTCAACATTATCCCCACGGTGCTGGGGGTTGTGTCAAACTGTATTTCCTGCCTGCTTGTGATTCCGCTGATGGGGATTAACGGCGTGGCGCTTTCCACCTCTATTTCTCTGACAGTGCAGGGCCTTTCCAGTGTGGCAATTTTCTGTGCCTATTCACACACGCCGCTTTACCGGCTGTTTGTGCCTACCCGTGAAGAACTGCGCTCGGTAAAGAATGTCTTTAAAAAATAA
- a CDS encoding ABC transporter ATP-binding protein, protein MIEVSHLTKRYGLNTALSDVSFSVEGSGVVGFLGPNGAGKSTTMNIITGYLSATSGTVTVEGHDVLDEADAAKSCIGYLPELPPLYMDMTVEEYLDFIFDLKKVKKSKKAHIGKICRLTGIDHVYPRLIGNLSKGYRQRVGLAQALLGDPPVLILDEPTVGLDPKQIIEIRNLIKNLGKTHTVILSSHILQEVEATCERILIINNGKLVADGTQEELAKTVEPQRLQVEIEAPNSEAQKALKALPHVKNVQLQGQSETGVWKYSLDEDADTRREVFSLCCDKHWTLLAMSPRRNTLEEIFLRLTSGETENTQTEEIEKESRSVRAAAASVVGYTVPKTDDELSRKEEKKADNQAESKKEEK, encoded by the coding sequence ATGATCGAAGTCAGCCACCTCACCAAACGGTACGGCCTTAACACAGCCCTGTCGGATGTGAGCTTTTCGGTGGAAGGCAGCGGCGTAGTTGGTTTTCTAGGGCCAAACGGCGCCGGCAAATCCACAACCATGAACATCATCACAGGGTATCTTTCGGCCACCAGCGGAACGGTTACAGTAGAGGGACACGATGTACTCGATGAGGCCGACGCCGCCAAAAGCTGCATCGGCTATCTGCCGGAGCTTCCTCCGCTTTACATGGATATGACCGTGGAAGAATACCTGGACTTTATCTTTGATTTAAAGAAAGTAAAGAAATCAAAGAAAGCACACATCGGCAAAATTTGCCGCTTAACAGGGATCGACCACGTCTATCCGCGCCTGATCGGCAACCTGAGCAAAGGCTACCGCCAGCGGGTTGGGCTGGCACAGGCCCTTTTGGGCGACCCGCCGGTCCTGATTTTGGACGAACCCACCGTAGGGCTTGACCCAAAGCAGATTATCGAAATTCGCAACCTGATAAAGAACCTTGGCAAAACGCATACCGTCATTCTTTCTTCCCATATCCTGCAGGAAGTAGAGGCAACCTGCGAGCGTATTTTAATCATCAACAACGGCAAGCTGGTCGCGGACGGCACCCAGGAAGAGCTGGCAAAGACCGTAGAGCCGCAGCGCCTGCAGGTGGAAATTGAGGCACCAAACAGCGAGGCGCAAAAGGCGCTGAAAGCCCTGCCGCATGTCAAAAACGTGCAGCTGCAGGGACAGAGCGAGACCGGCGTGTGGAAGTATTCCCTCGACGAAGACGCCGACACCCGCCGCGAAGTTTTCAGCCTGTGCTGTGACAAACACTGGACCCTGCTGGCGATGTCACCCCGCCGCAATACGCTGGAGGAAATCTTCCTGCGCCTGACTTCCGGCGAAACGGAAAATACCCAGACGGAAGAAATCGAAAAAGAAAGCCGCAGCGTACGCGCCGCGGCGGCCAGTGTGGTCGGCTACACAGTGCCAAAAACAGACGACGAACTGTCGCGCAAAGAAGAGAAAAAGGCCGACAATCAAGCGGAGAGCAAAAAGGAGGAGAAATAA
- a CDS encoding ABC transporter permease, with translation MGAVTKKELKQYFHSPVAYVCLGVLAALFGFSYAQVYLSGSSSNISYVYNNMFIWCMLIIPILTMRTFSEEQRSKTDQALLTAPVSTMGIVGGKFVGAFCIYFIGMTLSLIPAVVLSFSASPSWSMIFGDYLGALFFGAAMTAIGIFISSLTENPIVAAIGSMGIAVLLMVIDNISSAVNNEIFSKIVSWISFSSRYKQFTSGTFDISAVVFFVSVTVALLFLTARRLESRRWH, from the coding sequence ATGGGTGCAGTGACCAAAAAAGAACTGAAACAGTATTTTCACTCGCCAGTGGCGTATGTCTGCCTGGGCGTGCTGGCGGCGCTGTTTGGATTTTCCTATGCACAGGTTTATCTTTCCGGCAGCTCTTCTAATATTTCTTACGTGTACAATAATATGTTTATCTGGTGTATGCTGATTATCCCGATTCTCACCATGCGTACTTTTAGTGAAGAGCAGCGCAGCAAGACCGACCAGGCGCTTTTGACCGCGCCGGTCAGCACCATGGGGATTGTGGGCGGCAAATTTGTCGGCGCTTTCTGTATTTACTTTATCGGCATGACCCTGTCGTTGATTCCCGCAGTGGTGCTCTCCTTTTCGGCATCGCCCAGCTGGTCCATGATTTTCGGCGACTACCTGGGCGCGCTTTTCTTTGGCGCAGCCATGACCGCTATCGGCATTTTTATTTCGTCCTTAACCGAAAACCCGATTGTCGCGGCAATTGGCAGCATGGGCATTGCCGTGCTGCTGATGGTGATTGACAATATTTCCAGTGCGGTAAACAACGAAATTTTCTCTAAGATTGTTTCGTGGATTTCTTTTTCCAGCCGCTACAAGCAGTTTACTTCCGGTACATTTGATATCAGTGCAGTGGTGTTTTTTGTTTCTGTTACAGTAGCGCTGCTGTTCCTAACCGCCCGGCGGCTTGAGAGCCGCCGCTGGCACTGA
- a CDS encoding TIGR04002 family protein gives MNKKSLHLGVTAALFGALIFVVTAYILHIPTPATGGYIHLGDAFVYLAASMLPAPYAVAAAGIGEALSDALTGSLVYALPTLLIKSLMALCFSTAGAKLLTKRNVAATFVAGAVCVGGYYLTEAALLHSFASPLVEIVPNLVQAGASAAIYLLLARALDRIRMKDRVAAFVH, from the coding sequence ATGAATAAAAAGTCTTTACATTTAGGGGTGACAGCCGCGCTGTTTGGCGCGCTGATTTTCGTCGTTACAGCCTATATTCTGCACATTCCGACCCCGGCCACCGGGGGCTACATCCACCTGGGCGACGCTTTTGTGTATTTGGCGGCCAGCATGCTGCCCGCGCCGTACGCGGTTGCGGCGGCCGGCATCGGCGAGGCGCTGTCAGATGCGCTGACCGGCAGCCTGGTGTATGCGCTGCCCACGCTGCTGATAAAGTCCCTGATGGCGCTGTGCTTTTCCACGGCCGGGGCCAAGCTTTTGACAAAGAGAAACGTGGCCGCGACCTTTGTGGCCGGCGCTGTCTGCGTGGGGGGCTACTACCTGACCGAGGCCGCTTTGCTGCATAGCTTTGCGTCGCCGCTTGTTGAGATTGTGCCAAACCTGGTGCAGGCCGGCGCCAGCGCGGCGATTTACCTGCTGCTTGCGCGTGCCCTCGACCGTATCCGCATGAAAGACCGCGTCGCGGCTTTTGTGCATTAA
- a CDS encoding DUF1015 domain-containing protein: MAVIKPFRALRYTQKAGDIAKLTCPPYDIISEEERSAFLAESPYNIIRLELPRGENPYAQAGSVLKKWEAEGILQEDTQPGLYIYEEEFTANGQTNRIKGFICRVKLEPFENGVILPHEETLSRAKKDRFDLMQATYCNFSQIYSLYMDPKQITRNRIDALSTGTPRYEFSDGTVTHRLWLVNDPVAIAAVCDDFATRRLYIADGHHRYETALNFRNWCRDQGVISSEPDYCMMMLVDMENPGLVVFPTHRLIHGLKDFSREKLLDGCRGSFDITRVSGLASIPEKLSACYAAGQKAFACYCGGEDWDLLVLRDLSVMDKALPDKSAASRGLDVSVLHTLILEKVLGIDKENMAKQINLSYTRDFEEAVASVQKGESQCAFLMNPTRVTEIRDVAAAGEKMPQKSTYFYPKLITGLAMNQMDILR; encoded by the coding sequence ATGGCCGTTATCAAACCGTTTCGAGCACTGCGCTATACCCAAAAGGCCGGCGATATTGCCAAGCTGACCTGCCCGCCTTATGATATCATCAGCGAAGAGGAACGCAGCGCGTTTCTTGCCGAAAGTCCCTACAATATTATTCGGCTGGAGCTGCCCCGCGGCGAAAATCCCTATGCCCAGGCTGGCTCTGTGCTGAAAAAGTGGGAAGCCGAGGGCATTCTGCAGGAAGACACACAGCCCGGTCTCTATATTTATGAAGAGGAATTTACCGCCAACGGCCAGACAAACCGCATCAAGGGCTTTATCTGCCGCGTCAAGCTGGAGCCGTTTGAAAATGGCGTCATTCTGCCGCATGAAGAGACCCTGAGCCGCGCCAAAAAGGACCGCTTCGACTTAATGCAGGCCACCTACTGCAACTTCAGCCAAATCTATTCTTTATATATGGACCCAAAACAGATTACCAGAAACCGCATTGACGCCCTGAGCACCGGCACGCCCCGCTATGAATTTTCCGACGGCACCGTCACCCACCGGCTGTGGCTTGTCAACGACCCGGTCGCCATTGCCGCTGTCTGTGACGACTTTGCCACCCGCCGCCTCTACATTGCCGACGGCCACCACCGCTACGAGACTGCACTCAATTTTCGCAACTGGTGCCGCGACCAGGGTGTTATCTCCAGCGAACCGGACTACTGCATGATGATGCTGGTCGACATGGAAAACCCGGGCCTGGTCGTGTTCCCGACCCACCGGCTGATCCACGGTCTAAAGGACTTCAGCCGAGAAAAGCTGCTGGACGGCTGCCGCGGCTCCTTTGACATCACCCGCGTCTCCGGCCTTGCCAGCATTCCCGAAAAACTCAGCGCATGCTATGCGGCCGGCCAAAAAGCCTTTGCCTGCTACTGCGGCGGCGAGGACTGGGACCTGTTGGTCCTGCGCGACCTCTCTGTCATGGACAAAGCCCTTCCCGACAAATCCGCCGCCAGCCGCGGTTTGGATGTATCGGTCTTACATACGCTGATTCTCGAAAAGGTACTGGGCATTGACAAGGAAAATATGGCAAAGCAGATAAACCTTTCTTATACCCGCGATTTTGAGGAAGCAGTCGCCAGTGTACAGAAAGGGGAAAGCCAGTGCGCTTTCTTAATGAACCCCACCCGCGTCACCGAAATCCGCGACGTGGCCGCCGCCGGCGAGAAGATGCCGCAGAAATCCACCTACTTTTACCCGAAACTCATCACGGGCCTTGCCATGAACCAGATGGATATTCTGCGCTGA
- a CDS encoding DUF975 family protein, giving the protein MKWQRSIIKSNAKVSLQGHYWVSFAACLVTLLLSGGIFSTVCIAQRWPELITRMGHWGKFYSGTYYNDYGVFSYRYRVPLMPFSTISPIMWLVTVLVSIFIGIALSVGLCRFFLHKRFGDTRFSTIFSGFKQNWGNTVGAVFLTKLFITLWSLLFFIPGIVKSYQYYYVEYLLADNPNLSGERARQLSRMLSDGEKGRLFVFDLSFFWWYVLVGLTSVITLGMSASFLAPYLDSARAELYIFVRDRAIQMGQLNPAELCLAPQQSPYQPHPFGGSYTANAQNAPYGNPQNAPYGNPQNAPYGNPQNAPYGNPQNAPYGNPQNAPYGNPQNAPYGNPQNAPYGNPQNTGPADDTQNAPADNAQSTSPADDTQNAPADNAQSTNPAESTDSDEKQ; this is encoded by the coding sequence ATGAAATGGCAGCGATCCATTATAAAGAGCAACGCCAAAGTTTCCCTGCAGGGACACTATTGGGTCAGCTTTGCCGCCTGCCTGGTTACGCTTTTGCTTTCCGGCGGTATTTTTTCCACAGTCTGTATAGCGCAGCGCTGGCCTGAGCTAATAACCCGAATGGGCCATTGGGGTAAATTCTATTCCGGTACTTATTACAATGACTATGGCGTCTTTTCTTACCGATACCGCGTACCTCTAATGCCTTTCAGCACGATTTCCCCGATTATGTGGCTGGTGACTGTACTGGTCTCTATCTTTATCGGCATTGCCCTCTCGGTCGGCCTGTGCCGTTTCTTTTTGCACAAACGCTTTGGCGATACCCGCTTTTCCACTATTTTCAGCGGTTTTAAACAGAACTGGGGCAACACCGTTGGCGCGGTATTCCTGACAAAACTCTTTATCACGCTGTGGAGTCTTTTGTTTTTCATTCCTGGTATTGTAAAATCTTATCAGTACTACTATGTGGAATACCTGCTGGCCGACAACCCCAACCTTTCTGGGGAACGCGCCCGTCAGCTCAGCCGTATGCTCTCTGACGGCGAAAAAGGCAGACTGTTTGTCTTTGACCTCTCTTTCTTTTGGTGGTATGTCCTAGTGGGCCTCACTTCGGTAATCACGCTGGGCATGAGCGCCTCTTTCCTGGCCCCCTATCTGGACAGTGCCCGCGCAGAGCTGTACATTTTCGTGCGCGACCGCGCCATTCAGATGGGCCAACTGAACCCCGCTGAGCTCTGCCTTGCCCCGCAGCAGTCACCGTATCAACCGCACCCATTTGGCGGCTCTTATACGGCAAATGCGCAGAACGCGCCTTACGGCAATCCGCAGAACGCGCCTTACGGCAATCCGCAGAACGCACCTTACGGCAATCCGCAGAACGCACCTTACGGCAATCCGCAGAACGCACCTTACGGCAATCCGCAGAACGCACCTTACGGCAATCCGCAGAACGCACCTTACGGCAATCCGCAGAACGCACCTTACGGCAATCCGCAGAACACCGGCCCGGCGGACGATACACAGAACGCTCCTGCAGACAATGCGCAGAGCACCAGCCCGGCGGACGATACACAGAACGCTCCTGCAGACAATGCGCAGAGCACCAACCCGGCCGAAAGCACAGATTCTGATGAAAAGCAATAA
- the ilvB gene encoding biosynthetic-type acetolactate synthase large subunit yields the protein MFVYPKKQHKGVFAVATGAEIMVKCLEKENVRRIFGYPGAAICPFYDCLSASAIKHILVREEQNAAHMASGYARSCGKVGVCVVTSGPGATNLITGIATAYMDSIPLVVITGQVNSWLLGRDVFQEADITGACESFTKHSYLVKDAADLPRIFKEAFHIASTGRPGPVLIDVPTDVQNQPVATWQYPEKANIRGYKPRTQGHALQVKKALAAIAEAERPIICCGGGVVLANARDEMTAFAKKSGIPVCATMMGIGVIPMDSDLYLGMIGMHGRESANLTMQQADLVLLCGARVGDRAVSAPQQIAEKARIIHIDVDPAEIGKNMPVDIPIVGDVRQVLKSLTEGVTDTVPEAWKQKVLDYKNQFPPRGEPREDFVEPRVFIRDLSAMMEDNAILVADVGQNQIWAARNFNVKEGRFLTSGGLGTMGYAIPAAVGAKMAKPHRQVVAVCGDGSFQMAMCELGTLVQTGTDIKIIIMQNGTLGMVKEFQDKLYKGRYIGTILKGGEPDFVKLAESYGIRASFAKNNAAAKEQAAQMLQQDGPYILVCRVDPATPSI from the coding sequence ATGTTTGTGTACCCAAAAAAGCAGCACAAGGGGGTGTTTGCAGTGGCAACCGGCGCAGAGATCATGGTCAAGTGCCTGGAAAAAGAGAACGTCCGCCGGATCTTCGGTTATCCGGGCGCGGCAATCTGCCCGTTTTACGACTGCCTGTCTGCCTCTGCAATCAAGCACATCCTTGTACGGGAAGAACAAAACGCCGCCCACATGGCCAGCGGCTACGCGCGCTCCTGCGGAAAAGTGGGCGTGTGCGTTGTCACCTCGGGCCCCGGGGCGACCAACCTCATCACCGGCATCGCCACCGCGTACATGGACTCCATTCCGCTTGTGGTAATCACCGGGCAGGTGAACTCGTGGCTTTTGGGACGCGACGTTTTTCAGGAGGCCGACATCACCGGCGCCTGCGAAAGCTTTACCAAACACAGTTACCTCGTAAAAGATGCCGCTGACTTGCCGCGGATCTTTAAAGAGGCTTTTCATATCGCCTCTACCGGCCGCCCCGGCCCGGTGCTGATTGATGTACCTACCGATGTACAGAATCAGCCGGTTGCCACGTGGCAGTACCCGGAAAAGGCTAATATCCGCGGCTACAAGCCCCGCACACAGGGCCACGCCCTGCAGGTGAAAAAAGCGCTTGCCGCCATTGCAGAGGCCGAGCGGCCGATTATCTGCTGCGGCGGCGGCGTGGTGCTGGCAAATGCCCGCGACGAAATGACTGCTTTCGCCAAAAAAAGCGGCATTCCGGTATGCGCCACGATGATGGGCATTGGCGTCATACCCATGGACAGCGATCTGTACCTGGGCATGATTGGCATGCACGGGCGCGAAAGCGCCAACCTGACCATGCAGCAGGCCGACCTTGTGCTGCTGTGCGGTGCACGCGTGGGCGACCGCGCGGTTTCTGCCCCGCAGCAGATCGCCGAAAAGGCCCGCATTATCCACATTGATGTAGACCCCGCCGAAATCGGCAAAAACATGCCGGTTGATATTCCCATTGTCGGCGACGTGCGGCAGGTGCTCAAGAGCCTGACCGAGGGCGTGACCGACACCGTGCCCGAGGCGTGGAAACAGAAGGTGCTGGACTACAAAAACCAGTTTCCGCCGCGTGGCGAGCCGCGGGAAGATTTCGTAGAACCGCGTGTGTTTATCCGTGACCTTTCCGCCATGATGGAGGACAACGCCATTTTGGTTGCGGATGTCGGCCAAAACCAGATTTGGGCCGCGCGCAACTTCAATGTCAAGGAAGGCCGCTTTTTAACCAGCGGCGGCCTTGGCACCATGGGGTACGCGATTCCCGCCGCGGTGGGCGCAAAAATGGCAAAGCCGCACCGCCAGGTTGTTGCCGTATGCGGCGACGGGTCTTTCCAAATGGCCATGTGTGAGCTTGGCACCTTGGTGCAGACCGGCACCGACATTAAAATTATCATTATGCAGAACGGCACTCTGGGCATGGTAAAAGAATTTCAAGACAAGCTTTACAAAGGCCGCTACATCGGCACAATCTTAAAGGGCGGCGAGCCCGATTTCGTAAAGCTTGCCGAAAGTTACGGCATTCGCGCCTCTTTTGCCAAAAACAATGCCGCCGCCAAAGAGCAGGCTGCCCAAATGCTTCAGCAAGACGGCCCGTACATTCTGGTGTGCCGGGTAGACCCCGCCACACCCAGCATATAA